A single genomic interval of bacterium harbors:
- a CDS encoding cytochrome c3 family protein, protein MNKKLKTILSFLGICLFILFCCSPGAYAVDGSRQTPYNGHLCVVSGSNKQVCANCHIPHAGKGARIWARSEVQGKEATVKTLCASCHYQGNKDFPQVESGLRMKGNGQYGGKFADLNNKNGNVFSGGSANHVMGPQFQPNRDGGTSYLSSTEGDGGREAEVVGFPFSKTEGFYCGSCHNPHQQPNNDESGHGDYLRLNSKTGSAGETHDRRAFCRQCHPKEGNIKGTDGKSVVHVHAGDEGDPQCEACHRPHDGFHDADHPENDAMIFLDRLDPLGIWTYGTENSGFQQSLGRNAGALGVKYESQNCTSCHLSTTTWPNAPKLDKTRAHHPMGQRWAQTSCGVSGCHEGKVPGNGLLFKLEGSTADGKSAPFDQQIFGCTSCHASHTTEIEGNPSFLRFASFKDDDTALCEYCHNDPKHPKSRKMLEANGGLHFKTRNDTKNRVERTFKATSVRPEKKVKCGGCMFCHFIHSNDKDDPRAGVSPLRADIDAMMRVPAVKLDWGSQGDTTLKADPLDRYEAMCYGCHSNSTIVGSYEKNGSLLNPTARQSHRFACKPVSPNTRENIISAGGVGVPKFLKADGKAGSAGGVMDDYGTVEGQIFCGTCHDVHINTKPPYLYRLTEDDHKSPFEANGYCEQCHCTATNPDPMAQGTTHPVGADKKPNGRNTCTAFPKQFFGGKSGSPLGVTAGNNTATDGVLCLTCHNTHAAATAWDGTIAGETRPAAGQKGKHGQLLVQDNYSAAPGSNMCSACHDQF, encoded by the coding sequence GGATCGAACAAGCAGGTTTGCGCCAATTGTCATATCCCCCACGCAGGAAAGGGAGCAAGAATCTGGGCCAGGAGTGAGGTTCAGGGCAAGGAGGCAACGGTAAAGACCCTGTGCGCCAGTTGCCACTATCAGGGAAATAAAGATTTTCCCCAGGTTGAATCCGGGCTGCGCATGAAGGGAAACGGCCAATATGGAGGCAAGTTCGCTGATTTGAATAATAAAAATGGAAACGTTTTTTCGGGAGGCAGCGCCAACCATGTCATGGGGCCACAATTCCAGCCCAACAGGGATGGAGGCACAAGCTATCTCAGCAGCACTGAGGGAGATGGAGGCAGAGAGGCTGAGGTCGTCGGTTTCCCCTTCTCAAAAACCGAGGGCTTTTATTGCGGCTCCTGCCATAACCCCCACCAGCAGCCAAATAATGATGAATCAGGACATGGAGATTACCTGCGGCTTAACTCGAAAACCGGCAGTGCAGGTGAAACCCACGACCGCAGGGCATTCTGCCGTCAGTGCCATCCGAAGGAAGGTAATATCAAGGGCACGGATGGAAAGTCGGTGGTCCATGTCCACGCGGGTGACGAAGGTGATCCTCAGTGCGAAGCCTGCCACCGCCCCCATGATGGATTCCACGATGCTGATCATCCAGAAAATGATGCCATGATATTTCTCGATCGTCTGGACCCCCTGGGAATCTGGACCTACGGAACAGAAAACTCGGGGTTCCAGCAATCTCTGGGGAGAAATGCCGGGGCTCTCGGTGTGAAATATGAATCGCAGAATTGTACTTCATGCCATCTTTCAACGACTACCTGGCCCAATGCTCCGAAATTGGATAAAACCCGTGCTCATCACCCCATGGGTCAACGATGGGCACAGACCTCCTGCGGTGTTTCGGGATGTCATGAAGGCAAGGTTCCAGGAAATGGGCTCCTTTTTAAATTGGAAGGTTCCACTGCAGATGGAAAATCCGCCCCCTTTGATCAGCAGATTTTTGGCTGTACCTCATGCCATGCATCCCATACTACCGAGATAGAGGGCAATCCAAGCTTCCTGCGGTTTGCCTCTTTCAAAGATGACGATACTGCCCTGTGCGAATATTGCCACAACGATCCCAAGCATCCCAAAAGCCGGAAAATGCTTGAAGCCAATGGCGGACTTCATTTTAAAACCAGGAACGATACCAAGAACCGGGTTGAACGGACCTTCAAGGCCACGAGTGTCCGTCCGGAGAAGAAGGTTAAATGCGGCGGCTGCATGTTCTGCCATTTCATTCACTCGAACGACAAGGATGATCCCAGAGCTGGTGTATCTCCGCTCCGGGCTGATATCGATGCCATGATGAGAGTCCCTGCCGTAAAACTGGATTGGGGATCTCAGGGAGATACCACCCTGAAAGCCGATCCACTCGACCGATATGAAGCCATGTGCTATGGCTGCCATAGTAATTCCACCATTGTCGGCAGCTACGAGAAGAACGGATCGCTCCTGAACCCGACGGCGCGCCAGAGCCATCGGTTTGCCTGCAAACCGGTCAGTCCCAATACCCGTGAGAACATCATTTCCGCGGGGGGCGTCGGTGTTCCGAAATTCCTGAAGGCCGACGGCAAGGCGGGTTCGGCAGGCGGGGTCATGGATGATTATGGCACGGTCGAGGGACAGATCTTCTGCGGTACCTGCCATGATGTCCATATTAATACCAAACCGCCGTATCTGTATCGCCTGACCGAGGACGACCATAAATCGCCGTTCGAGGCCAATGGCTACTGCGAACAGTGCCATTGCACGGCCACGAATCCTGACCCGATGGCCCAGGGGACGACTCACCCGGTTGGAGCCGACAAGAAACCCAATGGCCGCAATACCTGCACGGCATTTCCCAAGCAATTTTTCGGCGGCAAGAGCGGTTCCCCGCTGGGTGTTACTGCCGGGAACAATACCGCCACGGATGGTGTATTGTGCCTGACCTGCCACAACACCCATGCAGCCGCAACCGCCTGGGATGGAACCATTGCCGGAGAGACTCGTCCAGCCGCTGGACAAAAAGGCAAGCATGGCCAACTGCTCGTTCAGGATAACTACTCGGCGGCACCAGGCAGCAATATGTGCAGCGCCTGTCATGATCAATTCTAA